In Candidatus Bathyarchaeota archaeon, the DNA window AGTGTCTTTCCCAAGGTTATCTCTTATCCACATGGCTAGTTCACGAATTGTTTCCATAGAATCTCCTATCTTCGGAACCACCAAGTTGGTTACTTCAATATGTATGTCACATTTCTTCATTTCTTTCAGGGATTCGTAAATTGGCTCTACAGATGGAACGGCTGCGAATTTCTTGTAGAATTCCGGGTCTCCTGCGCCCTTGAAATCCACTGTTACAGCATCTAGGACTGGAGCTATTAGCTGGATGGCTTCGGGGGTCATGTATCCGTTGGTCACAAAAGTGTTGAAGATTCCTTCCTTGTGAGCCAGTGTCGCCGTGTCGTAAGCGTATTCGAAGAAGATGGTTGGTTCAGTGTAGGTGTAGCTTATGCCCTGGCACCCATTATCCTTCGCGGCCTTCACAACTTTTTCTGGCGGGAAATCGTACCCCTGAATCTTCTTTTCCTGACTGATCACCCAGTTGTCGCAGAAACGACAGCGGAAGTTGCATCCCACCGTGGCGATGGACATGACCTGTGAACCGGGATTAAAGTGGGAGAGAGGCTTTTTTGTTATCGGATCAACACATACGGAGCAGGCTTTGGCGTACACGAGCGAGTAGAG includes these proteins:
- the amrS gene encoding AmmeMemoRadiSam system radical SAM enzyme, with the translated sequence LYSLVYAKACSVCVDPITKKPLSHFNPGSQVMSIATVGCNFRCRFCDNWVISQEKKIQGYDFPPEKVVKAAKDNGCQGISYTYTEPTIFFEYAYDTATLAHKEGIFNTFVTNGYMTPEAIQLIAPVLDAVTVDFKGAGDPEFYKKFAAVPSVEPIYESLKEMKKCDIHIEVTNLVVPKIGDSMETIRELAMWIRDNLGKDTVFHLLRFHPNYQVTEIPSTPLKTLEHACDVSREVGLNYVYMGNVPGHRYENTYCPNCGELVIKRFSFDIVKWHLTKDMRCPACGQKIAIRGQFYPGGVSYPYYVI